In Oscillatoria sp. FACHB-1406, the DNA window GCATCGACATCAATCCCCACGGCTCTCAAGTCGATTACATTTGGGTTCCCGGCAGTTTTGAAGTCTCGATGGTCGCTCGCCAACTCGCCCTTTCCGGACAATACAGCGCCATTATCTGCCTCGGTGCCGTGATTCGCGGTCAAACGCCCCACTTCGATTACGTCTCCAGCGAAGCCGCCAAAGGGATTGCCGCCGCCAGCTTTCAAACTGGAGTCCCCGTCATCTTCGGCATCCTCACCACCGACACCATGCAGCAAGCCCTCGAGCGCGCCGGGATTAAAAGCAACCACGGCTGGGATTACGCCCTCAACGCCCTGGAAATGGCCAGCTTAATGCTCCAGTTGCGAGGGAACCTAGGCAATCAACCCATCCTAGCCGCCGCCGAAGAAGCCGAGGTTGTCCCCTCCGCCCCCTTACCCTCAGAAAAAACAACGCATCTTTGAACCGTATCCCGCATGACAGCGAAGAGCTTCCTTCCCGAAGGTCAATTGTCAATTAGAATCCTAGGCTACACTGCGAAACGCTTTAAATGCGATAGGATAGTTCAAATTGCTCGAGTGTTCTCAAAAGGAAGAATCGAAAAGCAGAACGCGATTGCTAGCGTTAGGAGGGTTGAGATACCGCCCCGCTCGCAACCCTAAGTTACATTTATTCGCTACCATCGCTAAAAGAGCGTATTAGAATAGCATAAAAGGTCAATCACGGTGCAGAGGTCTGGATGAGTTTTGAAAGTGACAGCCAACAGTGTTTAGAAAAATTG includes these proteins:
- the ribH gene encoding 6,7-dimethyl-8-ribityllumazine synthase encodes the protein MTVFEGTFDRDLSALRFAIVVGRFNDLITSKLLSGCQDCLKRHGIDINPHGSQVDYIWVPGSFEVSMVARQLALSGQYSAIICLGAVIRGQTPHFDYVSSEAAKGIAAASFQTGVPVIFGILTTDTMQQALERAGIKSNHGWDYALNALEMASLMLQLRGNLGNQPILAAAEEAEVVPSAPLPSEKTTHL